A section of the Paralichthys olivaceus isolate ysfri-2021 chromosome 14, ASM2471397v2, whole genome shotgun sequence genome encodes:
- the sprn gene encoding shadow of prion protein: MSGMNQLVATFWTFLLLAAFLCEPTLSKGGRGGSRGSSRGSSRGSPSRSSTAGGYRAGGAYGGTRSRFRVGGRSSPVKVASAAAAGAAVALTADKWYASAFRRSNADSSDDDLDYFNRTNYFYAQMSSSTQNGSSLSQLVSIIIATFSPKYGLLLDSIL, encoded by the coding sequence ATGTCAGGAATGAACCAGCTGGTTGCTACATTCTGGACATTTCTACTGCTCGCTGCGTTCCTTTGTGAGCCCACTCTGTCCAAGGGCGGTCGTGGAGGGTCCCGGGGCTCCTCCCGGGGCTCCTCCCGAGGCTCCCCGTCCCGCAGCTCCACAGCAGGAGGTTACCGGGCAGGAGGCGCCTACGGTGGGACCCGCTCTCGCTTCAGGGTGGGGGGGCGAAGCTCTCCGGTGAAGGTGGCAAGTGCGGCAGCAGCAGGGGCTGCCGTGGCATTGACTGCGGACAAATGGTACGCCTCTGCCTTCCGCCGCAGCAACGCCGACAGCTCAGATGATGACCTGGATTACTTCAACAGGACCAATTACTTTTATGCACAAATGTCCAGCTCTACTCAAAATGGATCTTCACTCTCTCAGCTGGTTTCTATCATTATAGCAACGTTTTCCCCCAAATATGGGCTGTTACTGGACAGTATACTGTAG
- the mtg1 gene encoding mitochondrial ribosome-associated GTPase 1 has product MKLFQSLRHVDKFRSVFDFGGRDVAHWFPGHMAKGLKQMRASLKKVDCIIEIHDARIPFSGRNPVFQETLDIKPHVLILNKMDLTDLSNKQRILKKLEKDGVQNVLFTDCLKQRDDNIKKLVPMVLEIVGMAPRFNRDENTNYCLMVIGVPNVGKSSLINSLRRTNLKKGRASRVGGEPGITKAVLTKIQVCERPIMYLLDTPGVLPPKIESVETGMKLALCGTILDHLVGEDVIADYLLYSLNRQEKFSYVEKYDLQEPSDDIQHVLKRIAVKLRKTQRVKAITGVGNITVTIPNYTAAAYDFIRAFRKGQLGQVMLD; this is encoded by the exons ATGAAACTGTTCCAGAGTCTCCGTCATGTCGACAAGTTCAGATCCGTGTTTGACTTCGGTGGACGGGACGTGGCTCACTGGTTCCCCGGACACATGGCTAAAG GACTGAAGCAGATGAGAGCCAGTCTGAAGAAAGTGGACTGTATCATAGAAATACATGATGCCAGAAT CCCATTCTCTGGAAGAAACCCTGTCTTTCAGGAGACTCTTGACATTAAGCCACATGTGCTAATTCTCAACAAGATGGACCTAACAGATCTGTCCAACAAGCAG AGGATCCTGAAGAAGCTAGAAAAGGATGGGGTGCAGAACGTTCTGTTCACAGACTGTTTGAAGCAGAGAGATGACAACATCAAAAAG TTGGTGCCGATGGTGCTGGAAATTGTCGGGATGGCTCCACGTTTTAACAGAGATGAG AACACAAATTACTGCCTGATGGTGATTGGAGTTCCCAATGTGGGGAAGTCATCTCTTATTAACTCATTAAGGAGAACCAACCTGAAAAAAG GTCGTGCATCTCGAGTGGGTGGAGAGCCTGGTATAACTAAAGCAGTTCTGACTAAAATTCAG GTGTGTGAGCGACCCATAATGTACCTGTTGGACACACCAGGAGTCCTGCCTCCTAAGATTGAGAGCGTTGAAACGGGCATGAAGCTGGCTTTATGTG GAACTATACTGGACCATTTAGTTGGTGAAGATGTGATTGCTGACTACTTACTCTACTCTCTGAACAGGCAGGAGAAGTTCAG tTATGTGGAAAAATACGACCTCCAAGAGCCCAGTGATGACATCCAGCATGTTCTCAAACGCATCGCTGTGAaactcagaaaaacacaacGGGTCAAAGCCATTACTGGAGTTG GCAACATCACAGTCACCATCCCGAactacacagcagcagcttacGATTTCATCCGAGCTTTCAGGAAAGGTCAGCTGGGACAAGTGATGCTGGACTGA
- the LOC109636227 gene encoding peroxisomal N(1)-acetyl-spermine/spermidine oxidase, with product MEAVSSSTKIVIIGCGISGISAAHRLIKAGFHNVRLLEATARSGGRIKTGALGDRIVEIGANWIHGPCKENPVFCLAQQYGLLDPEALTPENQAMDIGGHPPWVPNFFSSSGQKLNAVDVYPAMEMFAELLNEGSEFQNQGGEPCSSVGDFIRSEVQQRSEEKWKDIGANTRSLQLCMISNMLKVECCVNGAHSLDEVGLGAFGLYKTLPGLDCIFPGGYEGLIKNLISELPGGLVTYSRPVGCVHWSNSEKRKNPVVVECDDGEKITADHVIVTVPLGYLKKNHSTLFCPPLPLHKLHSIQRLGFGTNNKIFVEFDSPWWDADCEVIYLIWEDEEAVVDQVPDVQGSWIKKLFGFTVLKPTERYGHVLCGWIAGHESEYMETLSEQQVTHAVTQLIRRFTGNPTITPRRVLRSQWFHDPWTCGSYSYPGKGCSEQDLENMMEPLPAKGSQSKPLQVLFAGEATHPCYYSTVHGALLSGWREADRLISHYSSVSEPLKSKL from the exons ATGGAGGCAGTGAGCTCTAGCACTAAAATAGTTATAATAGGATGCGGGATATCCGGAATATCTGCGGCTCACAGGCTTATTAAAGCTGGGTTTCACAATGTGCGGCTACTGGAGGCGACTGCGAGGAGCGGAGGAAGAATAAAAACCGGAGCCTTAG GTGATAGGATAGTTGAAATTGGGGCAAACTGGATCCATGGACCATGCAAGGAGAACCCAGTGTTTTGTTTGGCCCAGCAGTACGGACTCCTGGACCCAGAGGCCCTCACCCCAGAAAACCAGGCCATGGACATCGGAGGACACCCCCCCTGGGTTCCCAACTTCTTCAGCAGTTCAG GTCAGAAACTTAATGCTGTGGACGTCTATCCAGCTATGGAGATGTTTGCTGAGCTGCTGAATGAAGGTTCAGAATTTCAGAATCAAGGGGGAGAACCCTGCTCCAGTGTGGGAGATTTCATCCGGTCAGAG GTGCAACAACGATCAGAAGAGAAATGGAAAGATATCGGTGCAAACACCAGATCTCTACAGCTGTGTATGATCAGCAACATGCTGAAGGTGGAGTGCTGCGTTAACGGGGCCCATAGCTTGGATGAGGTGGGCCTGGGGGCCTTTGGCCTTTATAAGACTCTTCCTGGACTGGACTGTATATTCCCAGG AGGCTACGAAGGTCTAATCAAAAACTTGATATCAGAGCTTCCCGGTGGTTTAGTGACCTACAGTCGACCTGTGGGCTGTGTCCACTGGAGCAACtcggagaagagaaaaaacccTGTTGTAGTTGAGTGTGATGATGGGGAGAAGATCACTGCTGACCATGTTATTGTCACAGTACCTCTAG GATACCTGAAGAAGAACCATTCAACTCTGTTTTGTCCTCCACTCCCACTGCACAAGCTGCACTCCATCCAGAGACTGGGTTTCGgtacaaacaataaaatatttgtgGAGTTTGATTCACCGTGGTGGGACGCTGACTGTGAGGTCATCTACCTTATATGGGAAGATGAG GAAGCTGTTGTGGACCAGGTGCCAGACGTTCAGGGATCCTGGATAAAGAAGCTGTTTGGCTTCACTGTGCTGAAACCCACTGAAAG GTATGGACATGTTCTCTGTGGCTGGATAGCTGGACATGAGTCAGAGTACATGGAGACACTGTCTGAACAACAGGTCACACATGCCGTCACACAACTCATCCGTAGGTTTACAG ggaACCCGACCATCACCCCGAGGAGAGTCCTGCGCTCCCAGTGGTTTCATGACCCCTGGACATGCGGCTCCTACAGTTACCCTGGAAAAGGCTGTTCGGAGCAGGACCTGGAGAACATGATGGAGCCCCTACCTGCGAAGGGATCACAGTCAAAA CCCCTGCAGGTGCTGTTCGCTGGAGAGGCTACTCATCCCTGCTACTACTCCACCGTCCATGGAGCTCTTCTCAGTGGTTGGAGAGAAGCTGATCGGCTCATCTCTCACTACTCCTCCGTCAGTGAGCCGCTCAAGTCCAAGCTTTAA
- the LOC109636235 gene encoding peroxisomal N(1)-acetyl-spermine/spermidine oxidase-like codes for MDIQQPHYVAAHHLFLLRMAVNTKPNTVIIGCGISGISAAHRLLKAGFHNVRILEATARSGGRIKTAKLGNTITEIGATYIHGPSEENPVFCLSRDYGLLDPEALTEENQAIAVDEKPRYLPNWFSSSGQKLMVEHVIAAVEMHDELMKDLAQIKNREETPWASVGDFVQSELPQRAAERWKDRDETTRELLMSAISTLMKLECCDSAAHSMGDLDVVGFNLFKNLTGVDCTIPSGMEALIEKLMSELPRDVVSYNHPVRCVHWNNTGSGEHAVTVECMDGKRIAADHVIVTIPLGYLKKHYSTLFCPPLPAHKLHSLQKLGFGTCNKIFVEFDSPWWDPDCEVIYLLWTDEDDPSGQGSDIRKSWMRQIFGFTVHQPSERNSHVLCGWIAGHEAEYMETLSEQEVRGAITELIHSFTRNPTITLRRIVCTKWFHDPWTCGSYCHPAVGCSAEDFENMMEPLPSKGTQSQPLQVLFAGEATHPCHYSTIHGALLTGWREADRLIAHYSTISPY; via the exons TTTATTCTTGTTGAGAATGGCTGTGAACACGAAGCCAAATACTGTAATAATAGGATGCGGGATATCAGGAATATCTGCGGCGCACAGGCTGTTGAAAGCTGGATTTCACAATGTGCGAATACTAGAGGCGACTGCGAGGAGCGGAGGAagaataaaaactgcaaaactgg GTAATACCATCACAGAGATAGGTGCAACTTATATCCATGGCCCATCTGAGGAGAAtccagtgttttgtttgtcccGGGACTATGGCCTCCTTGACCCAGAGGCCCTCACTGAAGAGAACCAGGCCATAGCTGTTGATGAAAAACCTCGTTATTTACCCAACTGGTTCAGCAGTTCAG GTCAGAAGCTGATGGTTGAACACGTGATTGCTGCTGTAGAGATGCATGATGAGCTGATGAAAGATCTTGCACAGATTAAGAACAGGGAAGAAACACCGTGGGCCAGCGTGGGGGATTTTGTACAATCTGAG TTGCCACAGCGAGCAGCCGAGAGGTGGAAAGATAGGGATGAAACCACCAGGGAGCTGTTAATGTCTGCCATCAGTACCCTGATGAAGCTGGAGTGCTGTGACAGTGCCGCTCACAGCATGGGTGACTTGGACGTGGTGGGATTTAATTTGTTCAAGAATCTCACTGGAGTGGACTGCACCATTCCAAG TGGAATGGAAGCCCTGATCGAAAAATTGATGTCAGAGCTCCCTCGTGATGTAGTGTCCTACAATCATCCTGTGCGCTGTGTCCACTGGAACAACACGGGGAGCGGAGAACACGCAGTGACAGTTGAGTGTATGGATGGCAAGAGGATCGCTGCTGATCATGTTATTGTTACAATACCTCTAG GATACCTTAAGAAGCACTACTCAACCCTGTTCTGTCCACCTCTACCAGCGCACAAGCTTCACTCCCTCCAGAAACTAGGATTTGGAACATGCAACAAAATATTTGTGGAGTTTGATTCACCCTGGTGGGATCCTGACTGTGAGGTCATCTACCTGCTGTGGACAGACGAG GATGATCCCTCAGGGCAGGGGTCAGATATAAGAAAATCCTGGATGCGCCAAATTTTTGGCTTTACTGTGCACCAACCCTCTGAAAG GAACAGCCATGTTCTCTGTGGCTGGATTGCTGGGCATGAAGCAGAGTATATGGAGACACTCAGTGAGCAGGAGGTCAGAGGTGCCATCACGGAGctcatccattcattcacac GAAACCCCACCATCACTCTGAGAAGAATCGTGTGCACAAAGTGGTTCCATGACCCCTGGACATGTGGATCATATTGTCACCCAGCAGTAGGATGTTCAGCAGAGGACTTTGAGAACATGATGGAGCCACTGCCTTCGAAGGGAACACAGTCACAG CCCCTGCAGGTGTTGTTTGCTGGAGAAGCTACTCATCCTTGCCACTACTCCACCATCCACGGAGCTCTTCTCACTGGGTGGAGAGAAGCTGATCGACTGATCGCCCACTACTCCACCATCAGTCCTTattaa